The sequence below is a genomic window from Mycobacteroides abscessus ATCC 19977.
GGCCAGATCCACTACAGCAGCGGAAGTATCAAGTATCTTCTCGGAGCCGACAAAGCAACCCTTGTGCACTCCTTGGTTCCGCGCGCACCTGAGCCGCACCCTGGCCTACTTGTCACGCCGGTGGCCCTTGCCGTAAAACTCAAACGACGTGCAGGCGACCTGTTCACCCCATGTCGCACGCGGTGAAGGAGTAGTTGCGCGGCCTGGTGTCAGCATCATTGCGGGCGAGGGGGATCACGAAACGATGCAATCGACTATGGGTGGCTGGCCGCGGCAGTCACCCAAATGTGTCCAGTGCTGCTGATCCTGCAGTTGTGTACTACCGCTGCCCGTTTGAGAGGCGGGCGATTTCGCCGTGCGCCGCTGCCAGTGCGTCCTCGCGTGCTTTGAGTTCTGCTTTGAGATTGGCCAGTTGGGTTTGTTGGGTGGTGAGCTGGCGACGTAGTGCGGCCACGATGCTGTTCTGCGAATCGGGAGCCGGCGGCGTGGGTGCTGCGAGGTGCAGGGGTGTGTGGGCGCGGATCCGTTCGAGCAGGTCGGAATGAGCGTAGATGGTCTTGCGGGTGACCCGGGCGGTGCGGGCTACAGCATTGACGTTGATCGGCTCGCCGCGTTTACGCAGATCGCGGATAGCTTTGTCGATGCGGCGGCGGGCGTCGTCGGAGCGTTGTTGGGCGTG
It includes:
- a CDS encoding DUF6262 family protein, translated to MTDRSPGTDGLRRHAQQRSDDARRRIDKAIRDLRKRGEPINVNAVARTARVTRKTIYAHSDLLERIRAHTPLHLAAPTPPAPDSQNSIVAALRRQLTTQQTQLANLKAELKAREDALAAAHGEIARLSNGQR